A genomic segment from Paucidesulfovibrio longus DSM 6739 encodes:
- the yihA gene encoding ribosome biogenesis GTP-binding protein YihA/YsxC, whose product MNRTLELVKTVFEPNQLEILDAPQVALAGRSNVGKSSLVNCLAGRKSLARISSTPGKTRSLNFYLVKPDDFFLVDLPGYGYAKTSKTERAKWGKLIERYVTSTRQLTTMAVLLDSRLPPQRIDLELVAYLRSMGIPLLAVLTKADKCKQKDLAHRVSEWRDLLGGAGVPLPFSSKTGRGRDKLWNLLAESVNPSPASSEAE is encoded by the coding sequence ATGAACCGAACGCTTGAGTTAGTCAAAACCGTTTTCGAGCCGAACCAGCTCGAAATCCTGGACGCGCCGCAGGTCGCGCTGGCGGGGCGCTCCAACGTGGGCAAGTCCTCGCTGGTCAACTGCCTGGCCGGACGGAAGTCCCTCGCGCGCATCAGCTCCACTCCGGGCAAGACGCGGAGCCTGAACTTCTATCTCGTGAAGCCCGACGACTTCTTTTTGGTGGATCTGCCCGGATACGGCTACGCCAAGACCTCGAAAACCGAACGGGCCAAATGGGGAAAGCTCATCGAGCGCTACGTGACGAGCACGCGCCAGCTGACCACCATGGCCGTCCTTCTGGACAGCCGTCTGCCCCCGCAACGCATCGACCTGGAACTCGTGGCCTACCTGAGGTCCATGGGAATTCCGCTCCTGGCGGTGCTGACCAAGGCGGACAAGTGCAAGCAAAAGGATCTGGCGCATCGGGTCAGCGAATGGCGCGACCTGCTCGGCGGAGCCGGCGTTCCCCTGCCCTTTTCCAGCAAGACGGGCCGCGGGCGGGACAAGCTCTGGAACCTGCTGGCCGAGTCGGTCAATCCCAGTCCCGCGTCGAGCGAGGCTGAGTAA
- a CDS encoding type II 3-dehydroquinate dehydratase encodes MAKYRFLVLNGPNLGHLGERQPEIYGDKGMADVPVLVRDLLGERADEVELEFFQSNSEGGLIDRLEKARADGVHGVAFNAGAYTHTSLAIADCLAWIGVPCVEVHLSNIWARTDEPLRQQSLMGKRVIGVIAGFGILGYALAVQTLYQRLKD; translated from the coding sequence ATGGCAAAATATCGTTTTCTGGTTCTCAATGGTCCCAATCTCGGTCATCTTGGAGAGCGCCAGCCGGAAATTTACGGCGACAAGGGCATGGCGGACGTGCCTGTCCTGGTCAGGGATCTCCTCGGCGAACGGGCGGACGAGGTGGAACTGGAGTTCTTCCAGTCCAATTCCGAGGGGGGATTGATCGACCGGCTCGAAAAGGCCCGCGCGGACGGCGTCCACGGCGTGGCCTTCAACGCCGGAGCCTACACCCATACCAGTCTGGCCATCGCGGACTGCCTCGCCTGGATCGGCGTTCCCTGCGTCGAGGTGCACCTCTCCAACATCTGGGCACGCACGGACGAGCCCCTGCGGCAGCAAAGCCTGATGGGCAAGCGGGTCATCGGGGTCATTGCCGGATTCGGAATTCTCGGTTATGCCTTGGCTGTTCAGACGCTGTACCAGCGCCTGAAGGATTGA
- the efp gene encoding elongation factor P has protein sequence MYSTKDFRVGLKIELDGKPFEIIEFQHFKPGKGGAMVRTKLRQMITGQVLDNTFRSGEKVGRPDLASQDMQFLYKEGTDFVFMDLESYEQMNVPAEALGDEGGYIKEGDTVKTLLYQGRLIGVDLPASVVLNVAETEPGVQGDRVSGATKPAILETGKKINVPLFINTGDTIKVDTRSGAYIGRE, from the coding sequence ATGTATTCGACCAAGGACTTTCGCGTCGGTCTGAAGATCGAGCTCGACGGCAAGCCCTTCGAGATCATCGAGTTCCAGCACTTCAAGCCCGGCAAGGGCGGCGCCATGGTGCGCACCAAGCTGCGCCAGATGATCACGGGCCAGGTTCTGGACAACACTTTCCGTTCCGGTGAGAAGGTCGGAAGGCCCGACCTCGCTTCCCAGGACATGCAGTTCCTTTACAAGGAAGGCACGGATTTCGTCTTCATGGATCTTGAATCCTATGAACAGATGAATGTGCCCGCCGAAGCCCTTGGAGACGAGGGTGGGTATATCAAGGAAGGCGACACGGTGAAGACGCTGCTCTACCAGGGGCGGCTCATCGGCGTGGACCTGCCGGCCTCGGTCGTGCTCAACGTGGCCGAGACCGAACCGGGCGTCCAGGGCGACCGCGTCAGCGGCGCGACCAAGCCCGCCATCCTTGAAACCGGCAAGAAGATCAACGTCCCGCTGTTCATCAACACCGGCGACACCATCAAGGTTGATACCCGCTCCGGCGCCTATATCGGCCGCGAATAA
- a CDS encoding DNA translocase FtsK gives MCSWERELAKKTAKPEEIRTLTPELGGLACIFVAAFLFVSVFSFHPADPTFNQSVMAPKVNNLAGTVGAYAAGLFVELFGMGAVFWPLFFLYFGLSRFIRRIRMNFRQWSGLILLFVVLTAWMQHPWFAPGPDHVYDIISGGWLGRSLNALVVPYVRSWGSFLLWLFLTLAGAHLLVGFSWRDLGKAVSAAVVRAWSAWQEQRRRARAMRAFTQAEKQKKKKKNEPDFPEPPRVADDLILKPFTEEPEPKVVRANVAAVPKSPKTRSGRLSLPSPELLRAPDEKQDRESPQELAAQAKRLEACLGDFGVQGEIQKVVPGPVVTMFEFKPAPGVKISRIASLSDDIALALKARSVRIEAPIPGKDSVGVEIPNTKRQTVYIREMFESRAFLQSSSLLTLALGKDIHGRPTVADLARMPHLLVAGATGKGKSVFLNGVLLSLLYKADPERLKLLLVDPKRIELAVYADLPHLVHPVVTDMALAKNALEWAVQEMDRRYESMARIGVRNIESYNSRLVELGKDIPDEQSDLEPMPYLVIVIDELADLMLTAAKEVETSIVRLAQLARAAGIHLILATQRPSVDVVTGLIKANFPTRISFQVSARHDSRTILDTVGAERLLGLGDMLHKPSGSTLQRLHAAYVDDAEIAAVVAHWRGQCEQRFELDFCEWQAGGEGGGNGNGGDSDDPVYREAVDFVMSQGKASISLIQRRFRIGFNRAARFIEQMEQDGLLGPQEGSKPRNVIRPK, from the coding sequence ATGTGCTCATGGGAGAGAGAGTTGGCGAAGAAAACCGCGAAACCCGAGGAAATCCGGACCCTGACCCCGGAACTGGGAGGACTGGCCTGCATTTTCGTGGCCGCCTTCCTTTTCGTCAGCGTCTTTTCCTTCCACCCCGCCGACCCCACCTTCAACCAGTCGGTGATGGCGCCCAAGGTCAACAACCTTGCCGGAACCGTCGGCGCGTATGCGGCCGGGCTGTTCGTGGAGCTTTTCGGCATGGGCGCTGTTTTCTGGCCGCTGTTCTTCCTCTACTTCGGCCTTTCGCGGTTCATACGCCGGATCCGGATGAATTTTCGCCAGTGGTCCGGGCTCATTCTGCTCTTCGTGGTCCTGACGGCCTGGATGCAGCATCCCTGGTTCGCTCCCGGCCCGGATCACGTCTACGACATCATCAGCGGCGGCTGGCTGGGCCGCAGCCTGAACGCGCTGGTGGTGCCCTATGTACGCAGCTGGGGCAGCTTCCTTCTTTGGCTCTTTCTGACGCTGGCCGGAGCGCATCTTCTCGTCGGCTTCAGCTGGCGCGACCTGGGCAAGGCCGTATCCGCCGCCGTGGTTCGAGCCTGGTCCGCCTGGCAGGAGCAGCGCCGCCGCGCGCGGGCCATGCGCGCCTTTACCCAGGCCGAGAAGCAGAAGAAGAAAAAGAAGAATGAACCGGACTTCCCCGAACCGCCGCGCGTTGCGGATGATTTGATTCTCAAGCCCTTTACCGAGGAGCCGGAGCCCAAGGTCGTGCGCGCCAACGTTGCCGCCGTGCCCAAGTCGCCCAAGACCCGGTCCGGGCGTCTGTCCCTGCCGTCCCCGGAGTTGCTGCGAGCGCCGGATGAAAAGCAGGATCGGGAGTCGCCGCAGGAACTCGCCGCCCAGGCCAAGCGCCTGGAAGCCTGCCTCGGCGATTTCGGCGTGCAGGGCGAGATCCAGAAGGTCGTGCCCGGTCCGGTCGTGACTATGTTCGAGTTCAAGCCCGCTCCCGGCGTCAAGATCAGCCGCATCGCCTCGCTTTCGGACGACATTGCGCTGGCGCTCAAGGCGCGCTCCGTGCGCATCGAAGCGCCCATTCCCGGCAAGGACAGCGTGGGCGTGGAGATTCCGAACACCAAGCGGCAGACCGTCTACATCCGGGAGATGTTCGAGTCCCGGGCGTTTCTCCAGTCCTCGTCGCTGCTGACCCTGGCCCTGGGCAAGGATATCCACGGCAGGCCCACGGTTGCCGATCTCGCGCGCATGCCTCATCTGCTCGTGGCCGGCGCAACGGGCAAGGGCAAGAGCGTGTTTCTCAACGGCGTGCTCCTGAGTCTGCTCTACAAGGCCGATCCGGAGCGGCTCAAGCTGCTGCTGGTGGACCCCAAGCGCATCGAGCTGGCCGTCTATGCGGATTTGCCGCACCTCGTCCATCCCGTGGTCACGGACATGGCCCTGGCCAAGAACGCCCTGGAGTGGGCCGTGCAGGAGATGGACCGCCGCTACGAGAGCATGGCCCGCATCGGCGTGCGCAACATCGAATCTTACAACAGCCGTCTCGTGGAGCTCGGCAAGGACATTCCCGACGAGCAGAGCGACCTGGAACCGATGCCGTATCTCGTCATCGTCATCGACGAGCTGGCGGACCTGATGCTCACGGCCGCAAAGGAGGTGGAAACCTCCATCGTACGGCTGGCCCAGCTCGCCCGCGCCGCCGGCATCCATCTCATCCTGGCCACCCAGCGGCCCAGCGTGGACGTCGTCACGGGATTGATCAAGGCCAACTTCCCGACCCGCATTTCCTTCCAGGTCTCGGCCCGGCACGACTCGCGCACCATCCTTGATACCGTGGGCGCGGAACGCCTGCTGGGATTGGGCGACATGCTCCACAAGCCCAGCGGTTCCACCTTGCAGCGCCTGCACGCCGCCTATGTGGACGACGCCGAGATCGCGGCGGTGGTGGCGCACTGGCGCGGGCAGTGCGAGCAGCGGTTCGAGCTGGACTTCTGCGAATGGCAGGCGGGCGGCGAAGGGGGAGGCAACGGCAACGGCGGGGATTCCGACGATCCCGTGTACCGGGAGGCCGTAGATTTCGTCATGAGTCAGGGCAAGGCTTCCATTTCGCTGATCCAGCGCCGCTTCCGCATCGGATTCAACCGCGCCGCCCGCTTCATCGAGCAGATGGAGCAGGACGGCCTGCTCGGCCCCCAGGAAGGCAGCAAACCACGCAACGTCATCCGCCCCAAATGA
- the lolA gene encoding outer membrane lipoprotein chaperone LolA, with protein sequence MRLVVSMLVLALLTLGASFSWAQDAGEIADKIQHRYETVKSFEADFTQRLTRAAIGASTESTGRIWFKRPSLVRWETLAPEEAKETIVVGKDAVWDYLHELNTANKMPVQDLLNSRTLMRFLIGKANLKEDFKVEGVWDGQEKLAEHWADTNLMLFRLVPHKPEPGMLFAYIGVEPETYLLRRIMTVDFQGNGNEIYLRNLKVDVDVKDSKFEFVLPEGAQVNDNTVQQ encoded by the coding sequence ATGCGCCTTGTCGTTTCCATGCTTGTCCTTGCTTTGCTCACCTTGGGCGCTTCTTTTTCCTGGGCGCAGGATGCCGGCGAAATAGCCGACAAGATTCAACATCGCTATGAAACGGTGAAGTCCTTCGAGGCCGATTTCACGCAGCGGCTGACCCGTGCGGCCATCGGTGCCAGCACCGAAAGCACCGGGCGCATCTGGTTCAAGCGTCCCTCCCTGGTGCGCTGGGAAACCCTGGCTCCGGAAGAAGCCAAGGAAACCATCGTGGTGGGCAAGGACGCGGTTTGGGACTATCTGCACGAACTGAACACCGCGAACAAGATGCCCGTGCAGGATTTGCTCAACTCGCGCACGTTGATGCGCTTCCTCATCGGCAAGGCCAACCTCAAGGAAGATTTCAAGGTGGAAGGCGTCTGGGACGGCCAGGAGAAGCTCGCGGAGCATTGGGCCGATACGAACCTGATGCTTTTCCGGCTGGTGCCGCACAAGCCCGAACCCGGCATGCTCTTCGCCTACATCGGGGTCGAGCCTGAAACCTACTTGTTGCGCCGGATCATGACCGTGGATTTCCAGGGCAACGGCAACGAGATTTATCTGCGCAATCTCAAGGTGGATGTGGACGTCAAGGATTCCAAGTTCGAGTTCGTGCTCCCGGAAGGCGCGCAGGTCAACGACAACACCGTGCAGCAATAG
- a CDS encoding pseudouridine synthase, whose translation MTTDNNLIRLNKFLSQCGAASRRGADELIAAGKVLVNGKTPDPGDKIDPDKDEVTLNDVPVRMRREHLTIMLHKPVQVVTTLSDPQQRKTVLELLPERVRELRPVPVGRLDYFSEGLLLLTTDGELCNRLTHPRHHLVKRYEVTVREDVPESALQTMRAGMRLKEGERLAPVRVWTRRLPEGETLLQMELVQGVNRQIRRMCRDLGLTVLKLCRVAQGPLSLGTLQSGKWRQLSAQELDAVRRAVGLAPSSAPRG comes from the coding sequence ATGACTACAGACAACAATCTTATTCGACTCAACAAATTTCTCTCGCAATGCGGCGCGGCCTCGCGCCGGGGCGCGGACGAGCTTATAGCAGCGGGCAAAGTGCTCGTGAACGGGAAAACTCCCGACCCCGGCGACAAGATCGATCCGGACAAGGACGAAGTGACCCTGAACGACGTCCCCGTGCGGATGCGCCGTGAACATCTCACGATCATGCTGCACAAGCCCGTACAGGTCGTCACGACGCTTAGCGATCCGCAACAACGCAAAACCGTACTGGAATTATTGCCGGAAAGGGTCCGCGAGCTTCGGCCCGTCCCTGTGGGCAGGCTCGACTACTTTTCCGAGGGACTTCTGCTGCTGACCACGGACGGCGAACTCTGCAACCGGCTGACCCACCCGCGCCACCACCTTGTGAAACGCTACGAAGTCACGGTGCGAGAGGACGTCCCGGAAAGCGCATTGCAGACGATGCGTGCGGGAATGCGCCTCAAGGAAGGCGAGCGTCTGGCCCCGGTGCGGGTCTGGACCCGTCGTCTTCCGGAGGGGGAAACCCTGCTCCAAATGGAACTGGTCCAAGGCGTGAACCGTCAGATCAGACGCATGTGCCGGGATCTGGGCCTGACCGTGCTGAAGCTTTGCCGCGTGGCTCAAGGCCCTCTCAGCCTCGGCACCCTGCAAAGCGGGAAATGGCGGCAACTCAGCGCCCAGGAACTGGACGCGGTCCGCCGCGCCGTGGGGCTGGCTCCCTCCTCCGCTCCCCGTGGCTGA
- the yedF gene encoding sulfurtransferase-like selenium metabolism protein YedF, whose protein sequence is MNEIRLECQGLPCPQPVLKCKKCIENDSPEALAVVVDNEPARENVSRFLASKGYRVSVEEQNGLLTIRGLADESKESGTTDKNCAVCEVMSGEELESLSARTVAFITTAQLGVGDDELGEKLMLNFLATLPELGSSLWRIVLVNGGVRLACDGHPCLEKLETLAKAGVEILVCGTCLDFFGLLEKKRIGETTNMLDVVTSLQLASKVIKV, encoded by the coding sequence ATGAATGAAATCCGCCTGGAATGCCAAGGCCTGCCCTGCCCCCAGCCTGTGCTCAAATGCAAGAAGTGCATTGAAAACGACTCTCCGGAAGCTCTTGCCGTTGTCGTGGACAACGAGCCGGCAAGGGAAAACGTATCCCGCTTTCTTGCCAGCAAAGGCTACAGGGTCAGCGTTGAAGAGCAGAACGGCCTCCTGACCATCCGGGGACTCGCGGACGAATCAAAGGAATCCGGAACCACGGACAAGAATTGCGCCGTCTGCGAAGTCATGTCCGGCGAGGAGCTGGAATCCCTGAGCGCCCGAACGGTCGCCTTCATCACCACCGCCCAGCTCGGCGTGGGTGACGACGAACTGGGTGAAAAGCTGATGCTCAACTTTTTGGCGACGCTGCCGGAACTGGGTTCGTCCCTCTGGCGCATCGTCCTGGTCAACGGCGGCGTTCGACTGGCTTGCGACGGGCATCCCTGCCTGGAAAAGCTGGAGACGCTCGCAAAGGCCGGAGTCGAAATCCTGGTTTGCGGAACCTGCCTTGATTTCTTCGGACTTCTTGAAAAAAAGCGCATAGGCGAAACCACGAACATGCTCGACGTGGTCACCAGCCTTCAGCTTGCCAGCAAAGTCATCAAGGTCTAA
- a CDS encoding lysophospholipid acyltransferase family protein — MKINPAVVTPFLTILFRFWTWLIRYDDKSEWQAISEAHSKGIPVVLALWHNELVGVTGFGYRTGDKYAVVVSQSRDGEFIARVLENLGLKTNRGSSSRGGLRALLGLAKEVNRNGRVGVFTVDGPRGPRHEVKDGVVFMAQRAQALLFPVRAFPARKYVFRKSWDKFELPCPLARCRVRVGAPLRIPEGKLTPEMMDRERDRVREALLALRPEWD, encoded by the coding sequence ATGAAAATCAATCCCGCGGTGGTCACGCCGTTTCTGACTATTTTATTCCGCTTTTGGACCTGGTTGATCCGCTATGACGACAAATCGGAATGGCAGGCCATTTCCGAGGCCCACAGCAAGGGAATACCCGTGGTTCTTGCTCTTTGGCACAACGAGCTGGTGGGGGTCACCGGGTTCGGCTACCGAACGGGCGACAAGTACGCGGTAGTGGTCAGCCAGAGCCGCGACGGCGAGTTCATTGCCCGTGTTCTCGAGAACCTGGGTCTGAAGACCAATCGCGGCTCCAGCAGCCGGGGCGGTCTTCGCGCGCTGCTCGGACTCGCCAAGGAAGTGAATCGAAACGGCCGCGTGGGCGTGTTCACCGTGGACGGTCCGCGCGGTCCGCGCCACGAGGTCAAGGACGGCGTGGTTTTCATGGCGCAGCGTGCCCAGGCCTTGCTCTTTCCGGTGCGGGCCTTTCCCGCGCGCAAATACGTCTTCAGGAAATCCTGGGACAAGTTCGAACTGCCTTGCCCGCTGGCGCGCTGCCGGGTCCGGGTGGGCGCTCCGCTGAGGATTCCCGAAGGCAAGCTGACCCCGGAAATGATGGACCGGGAGCGCGACAGGGTTCGTGAGGCGCTTCTGGCATTGCGGCCGGAGTGGGATTGA